From a region of the Pseudanabaena sp. ABRG5-3 genome:
- the atpH gene encoding ATP synthase F1 subunit delta — MKSNSVSQAVVAPYADALISLAQEQNSLDAIARDVRLIGDTLSDSVELSQLFASPLIGADVKKGVIESVFGSQVNAFTKSFLLLLVDRKRIAFLNEIVQQFQALLRVIDGVALAEVTSAFQLSRAQEDSLRDRVKKLTGAKAVELSITVNSDLIGGVIIKVGSQVVDASIRGQLRRIKSSLAAA, encoded by the coding sequence ATGAAATCTAATTCTGTTAGTCAAGCGGTCGTTGCTCCCTATGCCGACGCTTTGATCTCTTTGGCTCAAGAGCAAAATAGTCTCGATGCGATCGCCAGAGATGTACGACTGATTGGCGATACTCTTAGCGATTCCGTTGAATTAAGTCAACTATTTGCAAGTCCTCTCATTGGCGCGGATGTCAAAAAAGGCGTAATTGAAAGTGTTTTTGGTTCGCAAGTAAATGCGTTTACCAAAAGCTTTTTACTTCTCTTAGTTGATCGCAAGCGCATCGCCTTCTTAAATGAGATCGTTCAACAGTTCCAAGCTCTATTGCGTGTGATTGATGGCGTTGCTCTTGCCGAAGTTACTTCTGCTTTTCAATTGAGCAGAGCGCAAGAAGATTCCTTACGCGATCGAGTCAAAAAACTGACTGGAGCTAAGGCAGTCGAACTTTCGATTACAGTTAATTCCGACTTAATTGGTGGTGTCATCATTAAGGTTGGTTCTCAGGTAGTAGATGCCAGCATTCGCGGACAACTACGTCGCATCAAGAGCAGCCTCGCTGCTGCCTAA